Proteins from a single region of Hydra vulgaris chromosome 12, alternate assembly HydraT2T_AEP:
- the LOC136088238 gene encoding uncharacterized protein LOC136088238 encodes MFQKQQNDILSLISANLKLTNDRIDGLLKEISTLKETCEMLKKDNVNRNADQNKTNKQLIKFEKTQKDIEESLTFYQDCNDKKMSELEKKKSSNANIGENEKNKFRQLEDRQRRNNLRIEGVKENDNESWDDTEKIIINIFENNLNVNGVIIERAHRTGIIEKKNPRTIVIKLLNHKDKVKILKNANKLKGSGIYINEDFSLETSTIRKKLLEESKLHRINGKYSVVIYDKLIVREFIKKNK; translated from the coding sequence atgttccaaaaacaacaaaatgatATACTATCGTTAATAAGTGCAAATTTAAAACTGACTAATGATCGAATCGATGGATTGCTGAAAGAAATTAGTACATTAAAGGAAACTtgtgaaatgttaaaaaaagataacgTAAACCGAAATGctgatcaaaataaaactaacaagcagttgataaagtttgaaaaaacacaaaaagacaTTGAGGAAAGTCTAACGTTTTATCAAGATTGCAATGACAAAAAAATGAGcgagttggaaaaaaaaaagtcatcgaATGCAAATATAGgtgagaatgaaaaaaataaatttagacagCTGGAAGATCGACAAAGGCGAAATAATCTTCGAATTGAAGGAGTTAAAGAAAATGACAACGAAAGTTGGGATGATacggaaaaaataataataaacatttttgaaaataatctcaaTGTAAATGGGGTAATCATAGAAAGAGCGCATAGAACTggcattattgaaaaaaaaaatccaagaaCAATTGTAATTAAGTTACTTAACCATAAAGACAaagtaaaaattctaaaaaatgccAATAAACTGAAAGGATCCGGAATTTATATCAACGAGGATTTTTCGCTGGAAACTTCCACAATAAGAAAGAAACTTCTTGAAGAAAGCAAATTGCACAGGATAAATGGTAAGTATTCCGTTGTTATATACGATAAGCTTATTGTtagagaatttataaaaaaaaataaataa